A region of the Pricia mediterranea genome:
ATGCCTTCGCGCGGCGGATCTGTGATGAGCACATCGGGCCTCCCGTTGGCTTGGATAAAGTCCGCATTAAAAATGTTTTTCATATCCCCGACGAAAAATTCCGCATTGGTGATACCGTTGTTCTTGGCGTTGGCTTTGGCATCGGCGATCGCTTCCGGTACCGATTCGATACCGACCACTTTTTTTGCATTTTTGGCGACGAATTGGGCTATGGTGCCGGTTCCGGTATAAAGATCATAGACGAGTTCGTCCCCGTTCAGTTCGGCAAAGTCTCGGGCCACCTTGTAGAGCGTGTAGGCTTGATCGGAGTTGGTTTGATAAAAGGATTTGGCGGTGATTTTAAACCGGAGTCCCTCCATTTCCTCAAAAATATGGTCCCGACCGCCATGGCAGACAACCTCTTGATCATAGATGGTATCATTTCCCTTTGAGTTGACCACATATAATAAGGATGTGATTTCAGGGAATGTATCCCGTATATGATTTAGCAAGAGGTCCCGTTTCGTCGCATCATCCTCAAAAAATTGGACGAGCACCATAATTTCTCCGGTGGATGCCGTACGGATCATCAAGGTACGCAACAGGCCGCGTTGGTGCCTGGGATTGAAAAAGGAAAGTTCGTTGTTAATGGCAAAATTCCTCGTTTCCAAGCGGATGGCATTGGATGGGTCTTCCTGCAGGTGGCACTTTTTGATATCCAATATTTTATCCCACATTCCCGGAATGTGGAAACCCAGGGCATCTTTGTCCGTAATCTCCTCGCTGGATCGTATCTCGTCCAAGGTCAGCCACCGGCTATCCGAAAAGGAGAATTCCATTTTATTGCGGTAGAAATATTGTTTTTCGGAACCGATGATGGGCGAAATTTCGGGAAGCTCCAAGTGTCCGATGCGTCTCAGGTTGTTTTCCACCTCTTTTTGCTTGTAGAACAGCTGGTGTTCATAGCCCATATCTTGCCATTTACAGCCTCCACATACCCCGAAGTGCTGGCATTCCGGTTCCACACGCTTTTGGGAAAGGGAGTGAAAATGGGTGGCGACGCCCTCGAAATAGGCCTTCCTTTTTTTGGTCGTCTGTACGTCGACTACATCGCCCGGCACGGTGTTGGTGAGGAAAATTACACGTCCGTCCGGTGCCTTTCCTACCGTTTTTCCCTTGGCCCCCGCATCGATGACCTCTACATTCTCGAATACCTGTCGTCGCTTCTTCTTTCGCATGGCGCAAAAGTAAGGAAAGAAAATTCAAGTTCAAGTCCGGATTTAGTCTCAACATGCTATCACACCCCACTTATCACCCATCGTCCGTTCTTTCTCCCATCCCTCGTCACCCATCTCCACCGCCCACCACAAGTGACGAACTATCATCCCCGCCCTTAGTACTTCCCTATTCCGTCATTCATCTTTCCATTATCATGTTTTAATCCGTCTTCGGTCATCGGTCAACCGTCTTTTTTTTCCTCGGTCCTTCCTTAATTCCGTCATTTATCTTTTCATCTTCATTTTTTTCCCGTCTTCGGTCATCAGTCATCGGTCACCCGTCACCACCGCTCCCCACGAGTCACGGACCATCATCCTCTCCGTTCTTCTTCCTTCCGTCATTCATCCTTTCGTCACTTCTTCAGTCATCGATTTCCCGTCTTCCGTCAATCCCTCCGTCACCCGACTTCCGTCCTCCGTCATCGGTCTTCCGATCCTTTTTCCGTATTTTTGTGACACTGCAAGGATGATTTCTCTCCTACGCTGAATTTTCGAAACTTCGAAAGGATAAAGGTACAGCAGGAATTACTGAAGTCGGACGGAGACCCGTTTGAAATCCATATGGTAGATTTCGAGAGGGTCTCGCAAAGTAATTTTATCATGTCAATTTTAGAAAAGATCACTTCCGAGGATGCGATAGTCTTGGAAAACAAGTATGGGGCACATAATTACCATCCTCTGCCCGTGGTATTGAATCGGGGGGAGGGCGTACATGTCTGGGACGCGGAAGGTAAAAAGTACTACGATTTCCTGTCCGCCTATTCGGCGGTGAACCAGGGACATTGTCATCCCAAAATCGTGGGTGCGATGACGGAACAGGCCCGCACCCTGACCCTGACCTCAAGGGCTTTTTATAACGATAAACTCGGACAGTTCGAGAAATACGCTGCCGAAACCTTCCACTTTGATAAGTTGCTACCCATGAACACGGGAGCCGAAGCGGTTGAGACCGCCTTGAAAATCTGTCGGAAATGGGCCTACGAGAAAAAGGGCATCCCCGAAAACGAGGCCCAGATCATCGTGTGCAACAATAATTTTCACGGGCGCACGACCACCATTATCTCTTTTTCCAACGACCCGGTGGCACGAAAAAACTTCGGACCCTATACCGAAGGCTTCCTTAAAATAGAATATGACAACTTAAAGGCCTTGGAGGAAGCCTTGGAGCAACACAAGAACATCGCGGGCTTCTTGGTGGAACCTATCCAGGGCGAAGCCGGGGTTTTTGTTCCCTCGGAGGGCTATCTGGAATCTGCTAAGGCGCTCTGTGAAAAGCACAACGTACTTTTTATTGCAGATGAGGTGCAGACGGGCATAGGGCGGACCGGACGCTTGCTGGCTACCTGCGGCAATTGCGATTGTTCCGATAAACACTGTAGCGGGACGCCCGATGTAAAACCGGACATTCTGGTCTTGGGGAAGGCCTTGTCGGGAGGTGCATTTCCTGTATCCGCCGTTTTAGCGAACGATGCTATCATGGAGGTCATCCGTCCGGGAAACCACGGCAGTACCTTCGGGGGCAATCCCGTGGCGGCCGCAGTCGGAATTGCGGCCCTAAAAGTAATCAAGGAGGAAGAGCTTGCCCAAAACGCCTTCGAGCTCGGCGAGATCTTTCGGGAAAAAATGAACGCCTTTATCCCGACCTGTGAGCTCGTGACGAAAGTACGGGGAAAAGGTTTGCTCAATGCCATTCTAATCAATGACACCGAAGACAGTACCACGGCATGGGACATCTGTATGGCATTAAAGGAAAATGGACTTCTGGCCAAGCCTACCCATGGTAATATCATTCGTTTTGCCCCGCCCTTGACCATGGCAAAGGAACAATTGATGGACTGTATCACGATTATTACGGATACCTTGACAAACTTCAAGAAATAGGGATGCAGCCCGCATTCAAAAATCCTCCGAACAGAAGTCGGGGGATTTTATTATTAAATTATTGTCCGAAGGAACGCTTGATCAATCAATCTGAATTTAACATGTCTCGTCGAATACTAGGCTGAGCTCAGCACTGGCAGATAGTCGAGGCTTAATTTGGACGGACCGAAAAGTTCT
Encoded here:
- the rlmD gene encoding 23S rRNA (uracil(1939)-C(5))-methyltransferase RlmD; protein product: MRKKKRRQVFENVEVIDAGAKGKTVGKAPDGRVIFLTNTVPGDVVDVQTTKKRKAYFEGVATHFHSLSQKRVEPECQHFGVCGGCKWQDMGYEHQLFYKQKEVENNLRRIGHLELPEISPIIGSEKQYFYRNKMEFSFSDSRWLTLDEIRSSEEITDKDALGFHIPGMWDKILDIKKCHLQEDPSNAIRLETRNFAINNELSFFNPRHQRGLLRTLMIRTASTGEIMVLVQFFEDDATKRDLLLNHIRDTFPEITSLLYVVNSKGNDTIYDQEVVCHGGRDHIFEEMEGLRFKITAKSFYQTNSDQAYTLYKVARDFAELNGDELVYDLYTGTGTIAQFVAKNAKKVVGIESVPEAIADAKANAKNNGITNAEFFVGDMKNIFNADFIQANGRPDVLITDPPREGMHKNVVRQILDIAPKKVVYMSCNSATQARDLELMKALYSVTKVQPVDMFPQTHHVENVVLLERKTSLNAQA
- the rocD gene encoding ornithine--oxo-acid transaminase; this translates as MSILEKITSEDAIVLENKYGAHNYHPLPVVLNRGEGVHVWDAEGKKYYDFLSAYSAVNQGHCHPKIVGAMTEQARTLTLTSRAFYNDKLGQFEKYAAETFHFDKLLPMNTGAEAVETALKICRKWAYEKKGIPENEAQIIVCNNNFHGRTTTIISFSNDPVARKNFGPYTEGFLKIEYDNLKALEEALEQHKNIAGFLVEPIQGEAGVFVPSEGYLESAKALCEKHNVLFIADEVQTGIGRTGRLLATCGNCDCSDKHCSGTPDVKPDILVLGKALSGGAFPVSAVLANDAIMEVIRPGNHGSTFGGNPVAAAVGIAALKVIKEEELAQNAFELGEIFREKMNAFIPTCELVTKVRGKGLLNAILINDTEDSTTAWDICMALKENGLLAKPTHGNIIRFAPPLTMAKEQLMDCITIITDTLTNFKK